A stretch of the Denticeps clupeoides chromosome 6, fDenClu1.1, whole genome shotgun sequence genome encodes the following:
- the yipf6 gene encoding protein YIPF6, whose translation MAEVDEPGKPLFAGLSDVSISEDIPVEGDISVPVGSQNVDDVFSTLDEPVKDTILRDLRAVGKKFIHVMYPKQSSALLRDWDLWGPLLLCVTLALMLQGGSADSKEDGGPQFAEVFVIIWFGSVIITLNSKLLGGTISFFQSLCVLGYCILPLTVAMVVCRLVLLGFTGTISFIIRLIVVTASFSWSVFASTAFLADSQPANRKALVVYPIFLFYFVIGWMVLTFSPSQ comes from the exons ATGGCGGAAGTGGACGAGCCTGGCAAGCCTCTG TTTGCTGGTCTCTCAGATGTGTCTATATCTGAAGACATTCCAGTGGAAGGGGACATCTCAGTGCCTGTGGGATCCCAAAATGTTGACGATGTGTTCTCCACACTAGATGAGCCTGTCAAAGACACAATA CTGAGGGACTTGAGAGCAGTGGGGAAGAAGTTCATTCATGTGATGTATCCCAAACAAAGCTCAGCACTCCTGAGGGACT GGGATTTGTGGGGTCCTCTTCTTCTATGTGTCACACTTGCTCT GATGTTGCAGGGTGGATCTGCAGACAGCAAGGAGGATGGAGGGCCGCAGTTTGCAGAAGTTTTTGTGATCATTTGGTTCGGTTCTGTCATCATAACCCTCAACTCCAAACTGCTCGGAGGCACCAT TTCCTTTTTCcagagcttgtgtgtgttgggctaCTGCATCCTTCCCCTGACTGTGGCCATGGTGGTCTGTCGGCTGGTGCTGCTGGGATTCACGGGGACGATCAGTTTCATCATCCGGCTCATCGTGGTTACGGCCTCCTTCAGCTGGTCGGTGTTCG CTTCCACAGCCTTCCTGGCCGACAGTCAGCCGGCCAATCGGAAAGCTCTAGTGGTGTATCCCATCTTCCTGTTCTACTTTGTCATTGGATGGATGGTCCTGACATTTTCTCCATCTCAGTAA